The genome window ATCGGCTGCCGAGCGATAGGCCTGGACGGGGTCGAGGGCCAGCGTGCCATGGACCGCGCTGTCGATTCGCAAACCGGCTTCGGCCACGGCGGCAAATTCGCTGCGCAGTAGAAAGTGCACGTCAAAACCAGCGCGCGCCAGCATCACGCCATAAAACCCGCCAATCGCCCCGGTGCCGATCATTCCGATCCGCGGTTTAACCCCTGCCTGCATCGTTGCAACTCTCCTGGTAAAAAACCCCTGCACACTATCGGCGCGAGCAGCATGGCATGCAATCTTCATTACATCCGCTCACGAATCTGTTGCAGAGCCATCGCCAAGGCCTTTTCCCTGGCCTATAGGGCATTAAACCGGGCCCAGCCCATTGTCGAGCCACCTCGTAACGCGATAAGGTTCGGCTCCCCGACGCGCTTAAAATTCGCTGTGCACCGCCGCGCGGGGATCGCTGGCGGCCGGCACCCGTGACCTGACGAGTAACACGATGGCTGATTTACCGATCAATGACCTTAACGTCGCCTCCAACGAGACCCTCATCACGCCTGACCAGCTCAAGCGCGATATCCCCCTGAGCGACGCTGCCCTGCGCACCGTGACCAAGGGCCGGGAAGTCATTCGCAACATCCTGGACGGCACCGACCATCGCCTGTTCGTGGTCATCGGCCCCTGCTCGATCCATGACATCAAGGCCGCCCACGAATACGCCGAGCGCCTGAAAGTGCTGGCGGCGGAAGTCTCCGACACCTTGTACCTGGTCATGCGCGTGTACTTCGAGAAACCGCGGACCACCGTCGGCTGGAAAGGCCTGATCAACGACCCGTACCTGGATGACTCCTTCAAGATCCAGGACGGCCTGCACATCGGTCGCCAGTTGCTGCTGGACCTGGCGGAAATGGGCCTGCCCACCGCCACCGAAGCCCTGGACCCGATCTCGCCGCAGTACTTGCAGGACCTGATCAGCTGGTCGGCCATCGGCGCGCGCACCACCGAATCCCAGACCCACCGCGAAATGGCCTCCGGCCTGTCGTCGGCGGTGGGCTTCAAGAACGGCACCGACGGCGGTCTCACCGTGGCGATCAACGCCTTGCAGTCGGTTTCCAGCCCGCACCGCTTCCTGGGCATCAACCAGGAAGGTGGCGTGTCGATCGTCACCACCAAGGGCAACGCCTACGGTCACGTGGTCCTGCGCGGTGGCAACGGCAAGCCGAACTACGACTCGGTCAGCGTCGCACTGTGTGAGCAGGCGCTGAACAAAGCCAGGATCAAGCCGAACATCATGGTCGATTGCAGCCACGCCAACTCCAACAAGGACCCGGCGCTGCAACCGTTGGTGATGGAGAACGTGGCCAACCAGATCCTGGAAGGCAACCAGTCGATTATCGGCCTGATGGTCGAAAGTCACTTGAACTGGGGCTGCCAGGCAATCCCGAAAGACCTCGCCGACTTGCAGTACGGCGTCTCCATCACCGATGCCTGCATCGACTGGAGCGCGACCGAGAACACCCTGCGCAGCATGCACGCCAAACTCAAGGACGTGCTGCCGAAGCGGCAGCGTGGTTGAAAAGATCGCAGCCTCGTTTCACTCGACAGCTCCTACACAGCTCCTACATGTATTTAGGCTGGGGATGTAGGAGCTGGCGAAGCCTGCGATCTTTTGCTCTCTTTAAGGCATAAAAAACGCCGGACTCTTCAGTCCGGCGTTTTTTATTGGGGAATCCGTTTTCTCAGAGCTTCGCCGCGTGCCGCTGGTGACGCTCCATGTAACGCTCCACGTAGGAGCAGGACGGGATCACCGTGTAGCCCATCTCTTCAGCGTACTGCAGCGCCCTTTCGGTCAGCGCCGCCGCGATGCCCCGGCCGCGCAAGGCGTTGGGCACGAAGGTGCGATAGATATCCAGGGTCTGCTTGCCCAGGTCCATATAGGTCAGATAGGCACGATGACCGTCCACATTGGTCTCGAACTGATGACCAGCCTGGTCATGGTGGATGGTAACCGCCTCGCTCATCACTACTCCTCGCGGGTCTGAATGCCGACCCCTACCTTACCGATGTTTTTCCGGCGAAGGAACATCTACGCCACCCCGTGCCTTCCTGGTCACCGAGCGCCAAAACCGATCCGCTCAAACCCGAGCACGTCGTGAATAGTAGGCACCAATGACGCAAATGCTCAAGGCACGCCTGTCATCGAAGGGGTAAACCTGGTCGGGTTTATCGATTGAGCGCCATCCTCGAGCGGTAGTCGGTCACGGTGCAATAGCTGAACATCGCCAGTTGTTGAGTCTTGAGACGAGCGCGCGTAGTTAAAGTCACCGCCAATACCAATAAAGATGCCTGGGACGCTGCACAAAAAATGTACAAAAGTGTAGGTGAATCAATAAACAACGACGTTAGCGAGGGCTGCAAGAGTTCTTCCCCGCGGCGGAACTTTTTTTCGTCGACGCGCTCCAGCCATGGGCTTGGGGCTGTATATTTTTTCAACGCCCCTAAGAAAAGTTGCTCGAAAAAGAATCACCGCCTACAATTTTTTTGCTTCTTGCGCTACGTCAGTTTACTTACTACAAGTAATGGGTAGTATGTACGCCGGCTAACTCCTCAGTCTGGGGAGACAGTCACTAATAGAAAGTCCTTGAAGGGGAAACCGATGAACAACGTTCTGAAATTCTCTGCTCTGGCCCTGGCCGCAGTTCTGGCTACCGGTTGCAGCAGCGCATCGAAAGAAACCGAAGCACGTCTGACTGCTACCGAAGACGCAGCAGCTCGCTCCCAGGCTCGTGCAGACGAAGCGTACCGTAAAGCTGATGAAGCTCTGGCTGCTGCTCAAAAAGCACAACAGACTGCTGACGAAGCTAACGAGCGTGCTCTGCGCATGCTGGAAAAAGCTAGCCGCAAGTAATAGTCCTTCGGGATTGTTATCGAGCCGACCCATTTTTGGGTCGGCTTTTTTATTGCTTGGCGTTTAAGCAGGCGATAAAAAACCCGCCGACATCGCGAAACGTCGGCGGGTTGCTTTCGAGTTTTACTGCTGCAAGTCGATCGGCGCGCTCGAGACCATCGGTGCCGAGGTATTGGGAACGGCAATTTCCACCGGCAGGCCATCTTCCGCCGCCACCACGTCCCGCACCACGTCCCAGTTCATGCGCAGGTTACTGGTGATGTCTTCGCGCTTGAGCATCGCATTGATCACCGCGGTGTGCTTGTCCACCACCGACGGGTTGCCCTTGTCGTCCAGTGGCGTATGCGCTTCGAGGTACACCTTGCCACCGCTCAAGCCCAGCTTGTAGGGGTCGTTGATGATCCGCACCGACGTGCCCACCGGCACCATGCCGGCCATTTCCAGTACGTTGTTGTTGAACATCCGGAAGCAACCGTGGCTGGTCCGCATGCCGATGCCGAACTTCTTGTTCGAACCATGGATCAGGTAGCCCGGGGTGCCCAGGGTGAACTTGAAAGGGCCCAGCGGGTTATCCGGGCCGGCGGGCACGACATTCGGCAACGGGTCGCCGTCGGCAGCGTGTTCGGCCTTGATCGATGCGGGCGGCGTCCAGGTCGGGTTCGGTGTCTTGGCGATGATGCTGGTGTGAGCGATCGGCGAGCCCCAGCCCTCACGGCCAATCCCCAGCGGGAAGGTGTACACCACGTTCCGCCCCTTGGGGAAATAGTAGAGACGGTACTCGGCCAGGTTGATCACGATGCCCTCGCGCGGGCCCGGCGGCAGGATGAAACGGGTCGGCAGCACGATCTCGGTGCCAGCGCCAGGCAACCAGGGATCGACCCCCGGGTTGGCGGCGACCATCTCGCTGTAGCCCAGGTCATAAGTGGTGCCCAGGTCGGCGAAGGTGTCTTCGTACTTGGCCTTGATGACTTGCACCTGGCCAATGATGTCTTCACCCGGCGGTGGCAGAGGCAGCTCGAGTGCAGCAACGGGGCCCGCCATACACAGGGCGGCAAGAGACAGGCAGCGGGCGACGGCAGGCAAGCGCGGCAACATCCGGGAAATCCTTCGCAGATCGAACAAGGGGTATGAAAACGGCGATTGTACACTGCCACCCATTATTTCGGGGAGAGCGGCAAGGCGGCGTCCGATGCACAGCATTTTTTCGGGCATTCACCCCGCGCCCTGTGGGAGCCGAGCTTGCTCGCGATGACGGCGGTAGATTCACCCTCGATGCAAGCAGTGCCACCGCTATCGCGAGCAAGCTCGGCTCCCACAGGGGCGCGGGTCATGGCACGCGCTGAGGGATTACAACTCGAACCGCAGCTCCGGCCAGATCGGCGAGGTGCCGCGCTTCTGGGATTCCAGGATCGCCCGGCACAGCGAGCACAGGCGATGATCCTGGAAAATCTTGCGATCAACGCTCGACCAGCGCGGCTGGGCCGGCAGCAGGCTACCGCAGAGGGTCCGGTCGGCCGAGCCACCGAGTTCCAGTTGCCGGGTCACCAGGTGCACCCGCACTTCCTGGCAGGCGAACAGATCCAGCTGCTCGTCAGGCTCGATCAGTTGGTAGGCAAACAGGGACCAGGCGGGACGCGGCATCGGGGGCTCCAAATCGGGGGCGCCACATTAGCCGAAAGCCCGCCTGTAGAAAAGCGTCAAAGCAGCGGTTTTAGCGTCGGCCAGACATTTTCCAGCAACTTGCCCTGGGCCGCGACGGACGGGTGCAATCCGTCGCCTTGCATCATGGTCGGAACGCCACCGACGTCCTTGAGGAAAAACGGCACCAGCGGGACTTTTTTCTCCTCGGCCAAGGTGCTGTAGACCCGGGCAAAGGCATCTGTGTAACGCCGTCCGTAATTGGGTGGCAATTGCATGCCCAGCAAAAGCACCTCGGCACCGCTGGCGCGGGCGCTGTCGATCATCGCTGCAAGGTTTTGTTGCAATTGTGTTGGTGGTTGTCCGCGCAAGCCATCGTTGCCACCCAGCTCCAGGATCACCAGGTCCGGTTTATGGGCTGCGAGCAGCGCCGGCAGCCGCGCCTGGCCTCCGGCGCTGGTGTCGCCGCTGATGGAAGCATTGACCACTTTATCGTCAAAACCCTCGGCCTTGAGCCGTTGTTCGAGCAACGACACCCACCCTTGCCGGGTATCCAGGCCGAAAGCCGCGCTGATACTATCGCCAACGATCAGGACTGTACCCGCCGCTGCGTTCTGGGCCATGCACATCAAGGCCAGGCCGGCACTCAAAAACCACACACGCATCGGATTCTCCATGGGCTCAAGCATTCTCACCGCGACGGACCTTAGCAAAGTGGTCGCCAGCGCGGAAGGTGAACTGACCATCCTGCACGAACTCAGCCTGGAACTGAACAAAGGCGACAGCCTGGCCATCGTCGGCGCGTCCGGTTCCGGCAAATCCACCCTCCTGGGCCTGCTGGCCGGCCTCGACCTGCCCAGCAGCGGCGAAGTCACACTCGCCGGCCAGGCCCTCAGCGCACTGGATGAAGACCAGCGTGCGCGGATCCGCGCCGAACATGTCGGTTTCGTTTTCCAGTCGTTCCAGTTGCTCGACAGCCTCAATGCGCTGGAAAACGTCATGCTGCCGCTGGAACTGGACGGCCGCAAGGATGCCCGTGAACGCGCCACGCAGCTGTTGCAGCGCGTCGGCCTGGGCCAGCGCCTGACCCATTCACCGCGCCAGCTCTCCGGCGGCGAACAGCAACGGGTGGCGATTGCCCGGGCCTTTGCCGCCGAGCCCGATGTGCTGTTTGCCGACGAACCCACCGGCAACCTCGACAGCCACACCGGCGAGCGCATCAGCGACCTGCTGTTCGAACTGAACAAGGAACGCGGCACGACCCTGGTGCTGGTCACCCATGATGAACGCCTGGCCCATCGCTGCCGGCGCCTGATCCGACTTGAAGCCGGCGAGATGGTCGCCCCTCTGGAGCCTTGATGGCACGTTTGCCGCTGTTGCGCCTGTTCAGTCTCGCTGTCCGCCAATTGCTTCGCGATGCCCGCGCCGGTGAGTTGCGGGTGTTGTTCTTCGCCCTGCTGGTGGCGGTGGCGGCGAGTACCGCCATCGGTTACTTCGGTGCCCGCCTCAATGGCGCGATGATGATGCGCGCCACCGAATTCCTCGGCGCCGACCTGCTGCTCGAAGGCAGCTCGCCGGCCCGCCCGGAGCAGATCCGCAGCGGCACCGAACTGGGGCTGGAACACGCCCGGGTGGTGGAGTTCTCCAGTGTCGTGGCCACCGACAATGGCATCCAGCTGTCCAGCGTCAAGGCGGCCGATGACACCTACCCACTGCGCGGCGAGCTGAAAAGCAGCCCCGCCCCGTTCGCGCCGGAAGAAACCGGCGGACGCCCGAACCCCGGCGAGGCCTGGGTCGAGGCACGACTGCTGACGGCACTGGACCTGAAGATCGGCGACAGCATCGACGTTGGCAACCAAACCCTGCGGTTGGCCCGAGTGCTGACCTATGAACCGGATCGTGCCGGCAATTTCTACAGCCTCACCCCGCGCGTGCTGATCAACCTCAAGGATCTGGAGGCAACGGGCGTGGTGCAACCGGGCAGCCGGGTCAGCTATCGCGACCTGTGGCGCGGCCCGGCACCGGCCTTGCAAACCTACCGCGACCTGGTCAAGCCTGGCCTTGAAGCCAACCAGCGCCTGCAGGATGCCCGCGACGGCAACCGTCAGATCGGCGGCGCCCTGGGCAAGGCCGAGCGCTACCTGAACATGGCCAGCCTGGTGGCGGTGTTGCTGTCCGGGGTCGCCGTCGCGCTCTCGGCCAACCGCTTTGCCACCCGACGCTTCGATGCCAGCGCGCTGCTGCGCTGCCTGGGCCTTTCACGTCGGGAAACCATGGTGCTGTTCAGCCTGCAATTGACGGTGCTGGGCCTGCTTGCCAGTATCAGCGGCGCCCTGCTCGGCTGGATCGCCCAACTGGGCCTGTTCGCCCTGCTGCACGACCTGCTGCCCACCACCGTTCCGCCGGGCGGCCTGCTGCCGGCGATCGCCGGGATCGGCACCGGGCTGGTGGCGCTGGCGGGGTTCGCCCTGCCGCCACTGGCTGCGCTGGGACGGGTGCCACCGTTGCGCGTGCTGCGCCGGGACATGCTGCCGATCCCCTCCAGCTCCTGGGTGATCTACGGTGCCGCTCTGGGTGCCCTGGGCCTGATCATGTGGCGCCTGAGCCTGGACCTGGTCCTGACCTTCGCCCTGCTGGGCGGTGGCGTCGTTGCCGCGCTGGTGCTCGGCGGCTTGTTGTTGCTGCTGCTCCAGAGCCTGCGTCGCCTGCTGGCCCGCGCCGCCCTGCCCTGGCGGCTGGGCCTCGGCCAATTGCTGCGTCATCCCTTGGCAGCCGCCGGCCAGGCCTTGGCGTTCGGCCTGATCCTGTTGTCCATGGCGTTGATCGCGCTACTGCGCGGTGAGTTGCTGGACACCTGGCAAAACCAGTTGCCCAAAAACGCGCCGAACTATTTCGCCCTGAACATCCTGCCCAACGACAAGCAGGCCTTCACCGACAAACTGCTGGAATTGTCCGCACAATCGGCCCCGCTCTACCCCGTGGTACCCGGGCGTCTGATCAGCATCAATGGCGAACCGGCCACGGAGTTCGTCACCAAGGACTCGGCGGGTGACCGGGCGCTGCAGCGCGACCTGAGCCTGACCTGGGCTGCGGACCTGCCGACGGGCAACGTCGTCACCGCAGGGACCTGGTGGCCACAGCAGCCTGCGGACGATGTCCCTGGGGTTTCGGTGGAAGGCAAAGTGGCCGAGAACCTCAAGATCAAGTTGGGCGACCGCCTGGTTTTCAGCGTGGGCGGGGTCAACCGTGAAGCGAAGGTCACCAGCCTGCGGGAAATCAACTGGGATAATTTCCAACCCAACTTCTTCATGATCTTCCAGCCCGGTACATTGAAAGACCTGCCGGCGACCTACCTCACCAGTTTCTACCTGGCGCCGGGCCACGACCAACAGATCGTCGACCTGTCCCGGGCCTTTCCGGCGGTGACGATCCTGCAAGTCGAGGCCTTGCTCGAACAACTGCGCAGCATCCTGGCCCAAGTGACCCTGGCCGTGGAGTACGTGTTGCTGTTCGTGCTGGCGGCGGGAATGGCGGTGTTGTTCTCCGGCCTGCAAGCGACCCTCGACGAACGGATCCGCCAAGGCGCGTTGTTGCGCGCACTGGGCGCCGAACGGCCCCTGCTGGTCAAGGCCCGGCGCATCGAGTTCGGCCTGCTGGGCGCCGTCAGTGGCCTGCTGGCGGCCCTGGGTTCGGAACTGGTGAGCCTGGTGCTTTACCGGTACGCCTTCGACCTGCCCTGGCATCCGCATCCATGGCTGTTGGTATTGCCGTTGCTGGGGGCTTTGTTGATCGGCGCGGCCGGGGTGTTCGGCACCCGTCGGGCGCTCAACGCCAGCCCGCTGACAGTATTGCGCGAGGGTTGATAGACTCCCGGCTTCGCTATCACAAGAAGTTGCCATGAGCCGTTATCGCCCACCCCGCACCGCCGGCACCGCGCTGATCACCCCCGAGGGTGAAGCGCGGATGCGCGCTGAGTTCCATGAGCTGTGGCATGTGCGCCGTCCCCAGGTGACCCAGGCGGTCAGCGAGGCGGCAGCCCAGGGTGATCGTTCGGAAAATGCCGAGTACACCTACGGCAAGAAAATGCTGCGGGAAATCGACAGTCGCGTGCGTTTCCTCACCAAGCGCCTCGAAGCACTCAAAGTGGTCAGTGAAAAACCCAGCGATCCGAACAAAGTGTATTTTGGCGCCTGGGTCACGGTTGAAGATGAGGACGGCAAGGAATCACGCTACCGCATCGTCGGCCCGGACGAGCTGGACCTGAAACAGAACCTGATCAGCATCGACTCGCCGTTGGCACGGGCGCTGATCGGCAAGGCCCTGGACGCCGAGGTCAGCGTCCAGACGCCCACAGGCGAGAAACGGGTCTACATCGTGGACATCGCGTATCCGTAACCCTCACCTCAACGGCGCGTGATCAAGCCCTGCCGTGCGACACGGGTCAGTTGCCGGATCATTTCAGGAGCGTCCGCTGCGCTGGGGGACTGGATGACAGCCAGGTCGAAGCTGTCATTGGCAAAACGCGCCAGTGACTCACCGTCTTCGACAAACTGGATCAGGAAAGCGGCAGGCCCGTGGTTGCGACGCGGCCAGCCGTCGAGGTAACGCAAGAGTGTTGGCTGGTGAGTGCCGCCCAGGAGAATTTTCGGGTTGCGTTGCACAAGGTTCGCCGTGATCGGCGCAAGACGTACAAGGGGACTGGGTGCGTTCATCGTGTCGTGTCTCTGCCTCGAAAGTCTGCATGGCAGGTGAGAGGCAACACCGAACCAGCGCTTTAGCGGTATTTCGAAACCGTTCTTTCCGGCTTCTATCGGCAACGGGATGAGTCACCTGGCGCCCCGCAAGTAGCTGTTTAAATCGGCGCATGAGCGGCATCCTAGAGAAGCTGACCGGCCAGTGTCAAGAATCACGCCCCATAAAAAAGGCCCGTACAAGACGGGCCTCGGGTTCCAATCGTGCACTCAACCCGCGATGGCGTGATCGACCGACAGCTTGCCCGCCCCTTCGATCAGCACGGCAATACTGCCCGCCAGCAAGGCCAGGGCGAACTCATAACCGTTGTTGGCCATGAACAAGCCGTTACCGATGTGCACGGAGAAAATCGCCACCAGCGACAGGAAGGCCAGGCCCAGTGCCGCTGGACGCGCCAGCAGACCGACGATCAGCGCCAGCCCGGCGAAAAATTCCGTACCGCCCGCCAGTGTCGCCATCACATAGCCCGGGGTCAGGCCGATGCTTTCCATCCACTGCGCCGTGCCTGCCAGGCCGTAGCCACCGAACAGGCCAAAGAGTTTCTGCGAGCCGTGGGCGGCAAATATGACACCGACGGCGATGCGCAAGACAGTCAAGCCATAGCCGGCGCGGGTGAACAGAACTTTGTTGATGAGAGTGCTCATAAGGTCATTCCTTGGGAGTAGTAGAGAGTGGCCGCTATATTAATCAATAAAATTCATGTTAAAAGCGGAAAAAATCCGTAATACCAATCAGTTTATTCGATCACTTACGCAATGCAACCTTTTGCTCCTTCGGTTCCAAGGACTCCCGTTCACGATCAAATGCCAGGTAGTACTTATTCACACTATTAACATAGCTGACGGCGCCCATTCCTACCTGCTCCATGGCAATGCGTTCGACCTGGAAAAACCATTGGTTGGGGTTCAGCCCCCGCCGCCGGGCCTCGGCGCGCATGCCTTGGACGCGCTCGGGGCCCATGTTGTAGGCCGCCAGGACGAAAGCCATGCGCTCGCGCTCGTTGAGCTTGGGGCTGGCAAAGAACTTGCGACGGATGAGGGCCAGGTACTTGGCGCCGGCCTGTACATTGGCGTCCAGGTTCTGGATGTTATCGACCCCGACCCGCTGGGCTGCCGCCGGGGTGATCTGCATCAGGCCGGTGGGGCCTGCACCGCTGCGGGCATTGGGTTGCAGGGCGGATTCCTTGAACGCCAGGGCCGCCAGGTTGAGCCAGTCCATGCCCTGGGCATCGGCATGCTTTTGCAGCACCGGACGCAAGTTTTCCAGGCGTTGGCGGTTGGCCCGGGCCAGCGGAT of Pseudomonas fluorescens contains these proteins:
- a CDS encoding 3-deoxy-7-phosphoheptulonate synthase, with protein sequence MADLPINDLNVASNETLITPDQLKRDIPLSDAALRTVTKGREVIRNILDGTDHRLFVVIGPCSIHDIKAAHEYAERLKVLAAEVSDTLYLVMRVYFEKPRTTVGWKGLINDPYLDDSFKIQDGLHIGRQLLLDLAEMGLPTATEALDPISPQYLQDLISWSAIGARTTESQTHREMASGLSSAVGFKNGTDGGLTVAINALQSVSSPHRFLGINQEGGVSIVTTKGNAYGHVVLRGGNGKPNYDSVSVALCEQALNKARIKPNIMVDCSHANSNKDPALQPLVMENVANQILEGNQSIIGLMVESHLNWGCQAIPKDLADLQYGVSITDACIDWSATENTLRSMHAKLKDVLPKRQRG
- a CDS encoding GNAT family N-acetyltransferase yields the protein MSEAVTIHHDQAGHQFETNVDGHRAYLTYMDLGKQTLDIYRTFVPNALRGRGIAAALTERALQYAEEMGYTVIPSCSYVERYMERHQRHAAKL
- the oprI gene encoding outer membrane lipoprotei OprI, encoding MNNVLKFSALALAAVLATGCSSASKETEARLTATEDAAARSQARADEAYRKADEALAAAQKAQQTADEANERALRMLEKASRK
- a CDS encoding L,D-transpeptidase family protein — protein: MLPRLPAVARCLSLAALCMAGPVAALELPLPPPGEDIIGQVQVIKAKYEDTFADLGTTYDLGYSEMVAANPGVDPWLPGAGTEIVLPTRFILPPGPREGIVINLAEYRLYYFPKGRNVVYTFPLGIGREGWGSPIAHTSIIAKTPNPTWTPPASIKAEHAADGDPLPNVVPAGPDNPLGPFKFTLGTPGYLIHGSNKKFGIGMRTSHGCFRMFNNNVLEMAGMVPVGTSVRIINDPYKLGLSGGKVYLEAHTPLDDKGNPSVVDKHTAVINAMLKREDITSNLRMNWDVVRDVVAAEDGLPVEIAVPNTSAPMVSSAPIDLQQ
- a CDS encoding arylesterase; this encodes MRVWFLSAGLALMCMAQNAAAGTVLIVGDSISAAFGLDTRQGWVSLLEQRLKAEGFDDKVVNASISGDTSAGGQARLPALLAAHKPDLVILELGGNDGLRGQPPTQLQQNLAAMIDSARASGAEVLLLGMQLPPNYGRRYTDAFARVYSTLAEEKKVPLVPFFLKDVGGVPTMMQGDGLHPSVAAQGKLLENVWPTLKPLL
- a CDS encoding ABC transporter ATP-binding protein gives rise to the protein MGSSILTATDLSKVVASAEGELTILHELSLELNKGDSLAIVGASGSGKSTLLGLLAGLDLPSSGEVTLAGQALSALDEDQRARIRAEHVGFVFQSFQLLDSLNALENVMLPLELDGRKDARERATQLLQRVGLGQRLTHSPRQLSGGEQQRVAIARAFAAEPDVLFADEPTGNLDSHTGERISDLLFELNKERGTTLVLVTHDERLAHRCRRLIRLEAGEMVAPLEP
- a CDS encoding ABC transporter permease; protein product: MARLPLLRLFSLAVRQLLRDARAGELRVLFFALLVAVAASTAIGYFGARLNGAMMMRATEFLGADLLLEGSSPARPEQIRSGTELGLEHARVVEFSSVVATDNGIQLSSVKAADDTYPLRGELKSSPAPFAPEETGGRPNPGEAWVEARLLTALDLKIGDSIDVGNQTLRLARVLTYEPDRAGNFYSLTPRVLINLKDLEATGVVQPGSRVSYRDLWRGPAPALQTYRDLVKPGLEANQRLQDARDGNRQIGGALGKAERYLNMASLVAVLLSGVAVALSANRFATRRFDASALLRCLGLSRRETMVLFSLQLTVLGLLASISGALLGWIAQLGLFALLHDLLPTTVPPGGLLPAIAGIGTGLVALAGFALPPLAALGRVPPLRVLRRDMLPIPSSSWVIYGAALGALGLIMWRLSLDLVLTFALLGGGVVAALVLGGLLLLLLQSLRRLLARAALPWRLGLGQLLRHPLAAAGQALAFGLILLSMALIALLRGELLDTWQNQLPKNAPNYFALNILPNDKQAFTDKLLELSAQSAPLYPVVPGRLISINGEPATEFVTKDSAGDRALQRDLSLTWAADLPTGNVVTAGTWWPQQPADDVPGVSVEGKVAENLKIKLGDRLVFSVGGVNREAKVTSLREINWDNFQPNFFMIFQPGTLKDLPATYLTSFYLAPGHDQQIVDLSRAFPAVTILQVEALLEQLRSILAQVTLAVEYVLLFVLAAGMAVLFSGLQATLDERIRQGALLRALGAERPLLVKARRIEFGLLGAVSGLLAALGSELVSLVLYRYAFDLPWHPHPWLLVLPLLGALLIGAAGVFGTRRALNASPLTVLREG
- the greB gene encoding transcription elongation factor GreB translates to MSRYRPPRTAGTALITPEGEARMRAEFHELWHVRRPQVTQAVSEAAAQGDRSENAEYTYGKKMLREIDSRVRFLTKRLEALKVVSEKPSDPNKVYFGAWVTVEDEDGKESRYRIVGPDELDLKQNLISIDSPLARALIGKALDAEVSVQTPTGEKRVYIVDIAYP
- a CDS encoding DoxX family protein, translating into MSTLINKVLFTRAGYGLTVLRIAVGVIFAAHGSQKLFGLFGGYGLAGTAQWMESIGLTPGYVMATLAGGTEFFAGLALIVGLLARPAALGLAFLSLVAIFSVHIGNGLFMANNGYEFALALLAGSIAVLIEGAGKLSVDHAIAG